CTCCATCCGCAGACTGGCGGAGATCGTGGCCAGCGCGATGCCGGTGATCATCCTGCTGTTTGTTCCGATCGCCCTCTTCGTCCTCAACGACGAGACCGGCGCCCTCTACCCGTGGGGCGACCGCGCCGCCACGCTGGACGACGCGGTCCTCAAACCGAAGGCGGACTACCTCTCGCCCAAGTGGTTTGTGATCCGCGCGGCCATCATCTTCGCGGTTTGGGCGTTTGCCACCCGGATCATGGTAAAAGGGTCACTGAAGGTGGACAAGACCGGCAGCGTCGCAACGCTGCGTGGCCTAGCCCGCTGGAGCGGCCCGCTGATGGCGCTGTTCGCGGTGAGCCTGAACGTGGCCGCGTTCGACTGGCTGATGTCGCTCGACCCAGTCTGGTTCAGCACGATGTTTGGCGTGTACTACTGGGCCGGCTGCGTGCTGGGCTTTCTGGCGCTGCTCACGCTCATGATCCACTTCCTGCAGAGCCGCGGCATGATCACCCAGTCGGTCCGCGTTGAGCAGCGGCACGACATCGCCAAGCTGATGTTCGCGATGGTGGTGTTCTGGGGCTACGTGACGTTCTCGCAGTTCATGCTGATCTGGTACGCCAACGTGCCCGAGGAGACCAAGTGGTACGCCGACCGCGGCGCCCCGGCCCCGTTCGGCATCTCATCGATGACCGGATGGCTGTTTATCCTGCACCTGTTGATCCCGTTCCTGGGCTTCATGTCAAAGCGGGTCCGCCGCAACCCGCAGGCGATGGCCGGCTGGGCCGCCTACCTGCTGGCCGTCCACTGGTACGACCACTACTACATCGTGATGCCGACCCTGAAGGTGACCTACTCGTTCACGGGCGTATCGTCGGGCTCGGCGCCGCCGTTCGTGCTGGAGGCCCTCTGCCTGGTCGGCATGCTGCTGGTGCTGATCGGCGCAATCGCCCGGGGCACGACCCGCAAGTGGCTGGTGCCGATCAAGGACCCCCGCATGCACGAGGCCCTGACGTACGTCAACCACTAGGCCGCGACCCCGGCCGGGGGGCCGCCCCGGCGACAACATTCGATCTCCAGCACGCCGCTAACCGCTAGCATACCCATGAGCGACACTGCTCCCGAATCCGTACTGCCGCCCGCCGAATCCGGCGTCGAGGCGGACGACCTGAACACCACCACCATCGTCGTGGTGGGGCTGATCTCCACCGCGCTGGTGCTGGCGTCCGCATTGGGCGTGAAGGCCCTCTACTCGGCGTACATCAACATCGATTCGGCGAAGAAGGCGTTGGTGGCTACCGCCAGCGAGGCGGATTCGTTGGTGCAGCAGCAGGACTCCTCCCTCCTCGGGGCCCCGCACGAGATCGCCGGTCAGCCGGGGGTCTACTCGATGCGTATCGACGACGCTATGAAGCTAGTAGTGAAGGAACTGTCGGCCGAGCAGTCCCAGGGCCAGGAAGGCCAGTAACCCGCGCTGCCGAATAGTCATGACCCGCTTCCCCACTTTCATCCTGATCGCGATTGTCCTGGCGTTGCTGGGACCGGTGTGCGCCCAGGGGCAGCTGCTGGAGGACAAGCCGGACGAGATCAAGGACGTCGGGGTCGACGAGAAGCGGGGCGCTCAGATCCCGCTGCAACTCAAGTTCCGAGACGAGAACGACCGCGTCGTCTCGCTGGGCGACCTGTGCAACGGCGAGCGGCCGGTGCTGCTGTCGCTGAACTACTCCGACTGCCCGATGCTGTGCCGCGTGCAGCTGAACGGCCTGGTAGACGCGCTCAAGCAGATGGAGATGACCGTCGGCGAGGACTTCGACGTGGTGAGCGTCAGCATCGACCCACGCGAGAGCCCGCAGCGGGCGAAGAAGACCGAGGAACTGTATCTGTCTAGCTACGCAAGGCAGGGCACGGCGGGCGGTTGGCACTTCCTGACCGGCACGCAGCAGAACATCACCAAGCTCGCCGACGTGGTGGGCTTCCGTTACAAGTACGTGCCCGAGCGACAGGAATTCGCCCACACCGCCGCGGTTATGGTCTGCTCACCCGAGGGAATGGTATCGCGGTACCTGTACGGCGTGATGTTCGACCCCCAGACCGTGCGGCTCTCGCTGGTCGAGGCCGCTGACGGCAAGGTCGGATCGGCGATGGACCAGATCATCCTGTTCTGCTTCCACTACGACGAGACCAAGGGCCGGTACGGGCCCGTGGCTCGCAACATAATGACCGCCGGCGCGGCGTTCACGGTCCTGACCCTGGCCGCCTGCCTGCTCCCGTTCTGGGTGCGTCGCAGTTCCGGCACGCGCCCGACCGACGGACCACAGGAGGAGCGGTTCGCTCCCACCGATACCCCGGACCCCCAAGCGACATGACGTTCCCCGTGTTGTCCAACATGACAAGCCCCGCCCTGCTGGCCGATTGGTTCCGCCCCGGCGCGTCGACCACGGCGCACTACGTGGACAACTTGTTCTACGTCATCTCCGTGATCTGCGTGTTCTTCTTCGTGCTGATCATCGCGATGATGGCGTGGTTCATGTGGAAGTACCGCGCCCGCCCGGGGCACCGCGAGGAGCACACAGCCCACCACAACAACGCGCTGGAGATCACGTGGTCGGTGATCCCGCTGATCCTGGCGATCTGGATCTTCTTCCAGGGCTTTGTCGGGTACGTGGCGATGCGGAACACGCCGCAGGACGCGTACGAGATTGAGGTCATCGCCCAGAAGTGGAGCTGGTCGTTCGTCTACCCGACCGGCGCCATCTCGCCCGAGCTGCACGTCCCCAAGGACCAACCGGTCAAGCTGATCCTGTCGTCGAGGGACGTGATCCACAGCCTGTACATCCCCGCTTTCCGGGTGAAGATGGACTGCGTGCCGGGACGCTACAACGAGATGTGGTTCGAGGCGACAACCGCGTCGGACGAGGTCAAGGATCCCACCTGGGACAATGACCAGAACAACCCCGAACTCAAGTACACCGACGGCAGCGCCACCTACGATGAGGCCGCTGCGACCGAGGGGTACGACCTGTTCTGCACGGAGTACTGCGGCACATCCCACTCGTCGATGATCACCAAGTGCATCGTGCACGACGAGGCCGGGTTCCAAGAGTGGATGAAGAAGGCGATGGACCCCCGCAGCCAGGGCACCCCGGTCGAGGTCGGCAAGCAGCTCTACAACCGCCGCGGCTGCGCCCAGTGCCACACCATCGACGGGACCGACCGCCCCGGGCCCGGCGGCCCCAGCTTCAAGGGCCACTACGGCGAGACCGTCACCTTCAAGGACGGCTCGACCGGCAAGATGGATG
This genomic interval from Posidoniimonas corsicana contains the following:
- a CDS encoding cytochrome c oxidase subunit II — its product is MTSPALLADWFRPGASTTAHYVDNLFYVISVICVFFFVLIIAMMAWFMWKYRARPGHREEHTAHHNNALEITWSVIPLILAIWIFFQGFVGYVAMRNTPQDAYEIEVIAQKWSWSFVYPTGAISPELHVPKDQPVKLILSSRDVIHSLYIPAFRVKMDCVPGRYNEMWFEATTASDEVKDPTWDNDQNNPELKYTDGSATYDEAAATEGYDLFCTEYCGTSHSSMITKCIVHDEAGFQEWMKKAMDPRSQGTPVEVGKQLYNRRGCAQCHTIDGTDRPGPGGPSFKGHYGETVTFKDGSTGKMDDNYIRESILNPQAKIRQGYNPIMPTFQGQLNEDEIFALRQYIRSLNDEEVNDWAPKEGEEGEEAEGESEEASADGPATPQEESAGDAEDDDEAPATAEQPATTDEADNADPEETESDD
- a CDS encoding SCO family protein, with translation MTRFPTFILIAIVLALLGPVCAQGQLLEDKPDEIKDVGVDEKRGAQIPLQLKFRDENDRVVSLGDLCNGERPVLLSLNYSDCPMLCRVQLNGLVDALKQMEMTVGEDFDVVSVSIDPRESPQRAKKTEELYLSSYARQGTAGGWHFLTGTQQNITKLADVVGFRYKYVPERQEFAHTAAVMVCSPEGMVSRYLYGVMFDPQTVRLSLVEAADGKVGSAMDQIILFCFHYDETKGRYGPVARNIMTAGAAFTVLTLAACLLPFWVRRSSGTRPTDGPQEERFAPTDTPDPQAT